Below is a genomic region from Maridesulfovibrio ferrireducens.
AAGAGCCTGTAATATCAAGTTGTAAAAATGTCGGTTCCAGTGAGGGAGGCATGCTGAAATATTCCGTTGGTGGTTTCGCAATTTCTAAATAGAAGGCTCCAATAGTTGTTGCGATAATGCCGATAATTATGGCCCCGCTGATTTTTTTAGCCATGAGCATGGCCATGAGGAAAAAGCATCCTATGGCAAGAAGTGTGGACGGATTTGAGAGGTTTCCCAGATGTATGGGGGCTCCGGGCACGCCTATAGTTACAATTCCGGTGGTATTAAGGCCGATAAAAGTTAGAAAAAGCCCTATGCCTACTACGAACGCGTTTTTTAAATTTTTAGGAATCGCTGAAATCATCCAGGATCTGATGCCTGTAGTTGTGAAAATAACAAAAAGGACGCCGCCGATAAAAATGGCACCGATTGCTGTTTGCCAGCTGTAGCCCATAACTTTTACGACAGTGAAGGCAATGAAGGCATTTTCTCCCATATACGGGGCGACAGCAAAGGGGCGTTTTGCATATAGTCCCATGGCCATTGTTCCGAAAAAAGCACTGATAATCGTTGCAACCATGCTCGGGCCGAAGGGAATACCGGCCGCCTCCAGAATCTTTGGATTGACGACAATTATATAAGCCATCGTGGCAAATGTGGTCATTCCGGCAATTATTTCACGGCTGATTGTTGAACCGTATTCGTTTATTTTAAAATATTTATTGAGATAATTTATCATGCATGATCTCCTGATAAAGATATTTATATTTTGTATAACAGCATAAAAGGTGACAGGACAAGACTGGGCTGAAAGGAGGGCAACCTTAAGCTTGCGAAATGTAGACGCATGAAGGTAAGGTGCTTTTTTTAAGTGATCAGAAGTAATTATTTTTAAATGGAGTTTTTGTGGAAGTCAGACATAAGGCGAAGAAGAGTTTAGGTCAGAATTTTTTACAAGATGATAATATAGCTCGTAAAATTGTGGACAGTCTTAAGATTTCAGAAGGTGATTCTGTTATTGAGATCGGTCCCGGTCGGGGTGCTTTGACCAAGCATATACTGGAAGCCTCTCCTAAAAAGCTGATGCTGATTGAGATGGACAGGTATCTTGCGCCTGCGCTTGCGGAAGAGTATCCGACCGCAGAAGTTGTTCAGGAAGATGCTTTGAAATTTTTATGGGAAGAGCTTGATTCTGGTGAAAATTGGAAAATTATCGGTAACTTGCCATATAATGTCGCGTCAAAAATTATGTGGGATATTGCTTCCAAGAGTCCAGCTGTAAATTGTGTTTTTATGGTGCAGCATGAAGTGGGACTCAGAATCACTGCTAAGCAGGGTTCACGAAAATATGGCGGGATCAGCGCATGGATACAAAGTTTTTGTCAAACTCAGTATCTTTTTCAAGTTCCTCCGACAGTTTTTAAGCCAAAACCGAAAGTGGACTCCGCAGTCATAAAATTTTATTCATTGCCGAATAGTGAAAAACCCAGTGATCCCGAGGGGCTTGCTAACCTCATAAAATTCTGTTTCCAGTATAGGAGGAAACAGTTAGGTAACACACTGAAATCATTCGTTTCTGATTCTTTGTTACAGTGGATGGAGGAAGAGGGTCTTACACTCAAAGATCGGCCCGAAGCCTTGTCTCCTCTGCAGTTTCAAGGGTTGTATAATTGCATTAAAAAAGATTTTCCCTCTTGACTTGTTGGCAAAAATTTTGTTTTAGATTTTCATCAAGGTTCGACAGGATAAAATTTCCTCGGAGTGATTCTGTATTTTGGGGGGGTAGGTTATTTGTAGTGTCCGGACTTGAAAGATTGATTTGAGGCTTAAGGTCTCTATGTATCGTTCGGCTTAGATTAGAACCAAACTCTCGCACTTACGCGAGGTCAATGGCAGACGTCGATGAGTGCGTCGCAATAATTAATTTCCAGTTTTAAGGAGGAAGGACAGATGACTAAGGCTGAACTAGTAGTAAAGATTGCTGAGAAAGCAGGTATGACTAAAGCTGACGCAGAGCGTTGCCTCAACTATTTTCTCGACACAGTTGAAGAAACTCTTGTAAACGAAGGCAAGCTGACCCTTACAGGTTTCGGAACTTTTCAGGTAGATGAAAGAAAAGAGCGCGTTGGTCGCAATCCTCGTACTGGCGATGAAATTAAAATTCCCGCTTGTAAAGTTGTTAAATTCCGTCCCGGCAAGTTGCTCAAAGACGCTGTAAAATAATAAAGGAGATTAATAATGTTGCATGGTGAAACCGTACAAAGTCCTCTTCCTATGGATCTTCCTTGGTGGCAGCCTGATCACTTTATTTTCTTCGGTGTTCTTTACGCTGTTCTCGCTGTTCTCGGTGCAGGCCTTGCGTACTGTGCATTGAAAGCTTGGATGGATTCAAAAGATCAAGCAGCTAATCACTAGTCCTTTCAGATTTTGTGTTTTATGTTCAGCATCTTCTTTTAGGTGCTGAACATTTTTTATTGCAGTATTGCTTGACTTTACTGCTCTTATGGATGTACAAGATTCCTCTTCCGCATTTGTTTTTTCAGGTGCGAGATTTATTTACGGGGGGTGATTTGATTGCCCGGTGTATACCTTGAAGATTCTGATAATTTCGAAATAGCTCTTCGCCGTTTTAAAAAACAGGTTGAAAAAGCTGGAGTTCTTTCTGAACTCAAAAAACGTCAGCACTATGAGAAACCTAGCGTACAGCGTAAGAAGAAAAAAGCTGCCGCACGCAAAAGGTTGATTAAAAAAATGCGCAAAATGTCAATGGGTTAATATATGAGTCTTATTGAGCAGATTGATAAAGACTATATCGCGGCTTATAAAGCCAAAGACGATGTAAAAAAGGCTGTTTTGAGACATCTCAAGACAGCTATAAAAAATCGCATGGTCGACGGCGGTGGCGAAGTCACCGACGAAGATGTGCTTGATCTTGTTGCAAAGCAGATTAAGCAGCGTAAGGACGCCATTGAGCAGTACGAAAGTGCTGGACGTCCTGAACTTGCCGAGAAAGAGGCTGTAGAAATTGTTGCCCTTTCAGGTTACATGCCACCCGAGCTTTCTTCCGAGGAACTCGAGGCCGCTGTAGAAAAGGCAATTGCCGAACTCGGAGCATCTTCTATCAAGGATATGGGTAAAGTGATGCAAGCCATCACGGCTGCTCATAAGGGACAGTTTGACGGAAAAGTTCTTAGCGGACTTGTTCGTTCACGTCTTTCCTGATCCAGATCAGCGTTAGCTAGTATTTAACGGCAGGCCCCGGATTCATTCCGGGGCTGTTCTGCCGTTTTTTCTGTATTGGTCCCTGAGATTTCAGGATTATGTTGATCACCTTTCAACCCCACTGGAATCCTAATGGAGCCGAGATCTCTTCAATTACTTGAGTTTCCTAAGGTTCTCAAAGTACTCTCAAATTTTGCTGTGTCTTCTTCCGGAGCACAGGCATGTCTTGACCTTTCTCCAATGCGGGAAGCAGATACTATCAATTCCGTGTCCCGTTTTTTTAGACAAGGACATAATTTTTCTAAGGAAACCGGATTCAGACTCAGCATATTTCCTCCGCTTGAGGGACTTTTTGAGTTTCTGATTAAGCCTTCGAATATTCTCGATACTGATGCTCTTTTTGCTCTTGTGCAGACTCTCGGGCAGGCCCGTTTGCTTAAAGAAGCTCTTTCTATTGCTGAAAAAAGAGAATGGGATTGTATTGTTGAATTTTTAGAGGGTATAATCTGGCCTGAAAAAACTTTTTCCGGTTTGAAACGCTGTATTGATCCTGATGGACATATCCGTGATGAAAGTTCTCCTGAACTTTATGATGTCAGGCAGTCACTCAGAGGTCTTCACCAGCGCTGTTCAAAAAAAGTTCGAGATTACATTCACGGTGAGGACATCAGTCGTTTCATGCAGGACGATTTCATGACTATCTCATCTGATCGTTATGTTCTGCCGCTCAAATCAAATTTCAAAGGCCGGTTGCAGGGAATTATTCACAGTTATTCAAATACTGGTGAAACCTGTTATTTCGAGCCGCTGTTTCTGGTGGAACTTAACAACACCATGCAGGAGCTTAAGCAGAAGGAAAGACTGGAAGAGCTTAAGGTTTTGACTTATCTCACAGGGCTTGTCCGCGCTGAACATGTAGAATGTGAAGCGGCATA
It encodes:
- a CDS encoding NCS2 family permease, whose product is MINYLNKYFKINEYGSTISREIIAGMTTFATMAYIIVVNPKILEAAGIPFGPSMVATIISAFFGTMAMGLYAKRPFAVAPYMGENAFIAFTVVKVMGYSWQTAIGAIFIGGVLFVIFTTTGIRSWMISAIPKNLKNAFVVGIGLFLTFIGLNTTGIVTIGVPGAPIHLGNLSNPSTLLAIGCFFLMAMLMAKKISGAIIIGIIATTIGAFYLEIAKPPTEYFSMPPSLEPTFLQLDITGSFTWGFISVILTVFILDFLDTMGTLYAVSYRAGLLDKNGDLPEIEKPLLVDALTTVLASLLGTTTTGVFVESATGIEAGGRTGLTAVTTALLFLAALFLEPVLTTIPPCAYGPSLIIVGMLMIAPCKNLEVDDISELVPAFLVIALMSFTYNLGTGMTAGFIAYPFMKAVTGKIREISAGLWMLCFLSVLFFLTCPH
- the rsmA gene encoding 16S rRNA (adenine(1518)-N(6)/adenine(1519)-N(6))-dimethyltransferase RsmA: MEVRHKAKKSLGQNFLQDDNIARKIVDSLKISEGDSVIEIGPGRGALTKHILEASPKKLMLIEMDRYLAPALAEEYPTAEVVQEDALKFLWEELDSGENWKIIGNLPYNVASKIMWDIASKSPAVNCVFMVQHEVGLRITAKQGSRKYGGISAWIQSFCQTQYLFQVPPTVFKPKPKVDSAVIKFYSLPNSEKPSDPEGLANLIKFCFQYRRKQLGNTLKSFVSDSLLQWMEEEGLTLKDRPEALSPLQFQGLYNCIKKDFPS
- a CDS encoding HU family DNA-binding protein; amino-acid sequence: MSSFKEEGQMTKAELVVKIAEKAGMTKADAERCLNYFLDTVEETLVNEGKLTLTGFGTFQVDERKERVGRNPRTGDEIKIPACKVVKFRPGKLLKDAVK
- the rpsU gene encoding 30S ribosomal protein S21 is translated as MPGVYLEDSDNFEIALRRFKKQVEKAGVLSELKKRQHYEKPSVQRKKKKAAARKRLIKKMRKMSMG
- a CDS encoding GatB/YqeY domain-containing protein codes for the protein MSLIEQIDKDYIAAYKAKDDVKKAVLRHLKTAIKNRMVDGGGEVTDEDVLDLVAKQIKQRKDAIEQYESAGRPELAEKEAVEIVALSGYMPPELSSEELEAAVEKAIAELGASSIKDMGKVMQAITAAHKGQFDGKVLSGLVRSRLS